From the Candidatus Peregrinibacteria bacterium genome, one window contains:
- a CDS encoding DNA-directed RNA polymerase subunit beta, translating into MPKAEPKKTDFPFSLVPTKIKQGRYFFTEQEDSLPLPPLIEIQENSYNWFLREGISEIFEEISPITDFSGKKMELHFLSHRFEATKFTPEEARRKMTSYESNLVVRVRLINKETGEIKEQEVFLGAIPMMTNKGTFIVNGIERVVVNQLVRSPGVFFARSSAAPAYFNCKIIPKRGAWLEIETDKKGVITAKVDRKRKIPITQLLRIFGYETDKKILDIVKDIKLSEEENFLLKTLEKDGITDIREAYQSVYRKIRPGDMATPENAKSLIESMFFEFKRYDLGPIARHKLNKRFDMKTPNDQKGRIFRVEDFIAILRHLIQLNKEGGVTDDIDHLSNRRIRSVGELVQNKFRVGLLRTDRIAKDRMTVMELETITPTQLINSRPVTASMREFFASSQLSQFMDQTNPLAELAHKRRLSAMGPGGLSRERASFDVRDVHQSHYGRICPISTPEGPNIGLVVHLASYAKVNELGFIETPFREVAHSAPNTEKDLLERFLGEDIEGVGKEDDVIDAKMAKKLSSDKTRKEILVRPYIKEVITYYDAEEERKLVVAQANSLLDKKGQFLEKRIAARADGEPVLTQVREVTHIDVSPKQIISETTSLIPFLEHDDNTRAAMGSNMQRQAVPIVSPESPVVGTGMEFLIAESSGQCITAPEDGEIVEADASMVVFMGKSGKKKIIPITTFGRTNQSTCFNTRVQVFPGQKMEKGDVIADGASVDKGEVSIGRNLLVAYMSWNGFNFEDAIILSERVAREGFYDSIHIDDFSIDVRETKLGPEMITRDIPNVAETKLAQLDTDGIIRIGAPVQEGDILVGKITPKGETELTPEERLLQAIFGEKAKDVKDSSLRLPGGGHGKVVDVQIFSRENGDDLPIGCLKQVRVFVAKTRKIQVGDKMAGRHGNKGVVSTIVPVEDMPFLPDGTPVDIILNPLGVASRMNIGQILETHLGWAGREKNIRFASPVLNGISPQQIETFLREAGLPDDGKIQLYDGMTGEAFAHRTTVGITYMLKLNHLVEDKIHARSVGPYSIVTQQPLGGKAQHGGQRFGEMEVWALEAYGAAHTLQEMLTIKSDDVVGRSKAYESIVKGEPIRKPSTPESFNVLVHELRALGMNVNLRSEAEEVIDFDHLIESEENMENSSIAEEDLISEIQDIGENKENEEEIQAELSGNDHSGESAEEEMQDSLEELAEGHA; encoded by the coding sequence ATGCCAAAAGCCGAACCGAAAAAGACAGATTTTCCTTTTTCGCTTGTGCCCACAAAAATAAAACAAGGGAGGTATTTTTTTACCGAACAGGAAGACTCTCTTCCTCTCCCTCCACTTATTGAGATTCAAGAAAACTCGTACAACTGGTTTTTGCGAGAGGGGATTTCTGAGATTTTTGAAGAGATCTCACCAATCACCGATTTTTCGGGAAAAAAGATGGAACTCCATTTTTTGTCACACCGATTTGAAGCAACAAAATTCACTCCAGAAGAAGCTCGACGAAAAATGACATCGTACGAATCAAATCTTGTTGTTCGTGTTCGACTCATCAATAAGGAAACTGGGGAAATTAAGGAACAAGAAGTATTTCTTGGGGCAATCCCAATGATGACCAATAAAGGAACATTTATTGTGAATGGTATTGAGAGAGTTGTTGTTAATCAGCTAGTCCGAAGTCCAGGAGTATTTTTTGCTCGAAGCTCTGCCGCTCCTGCATATTTTAATTGTAAAATTATTCCCAAACGTGGAGCTTGGCTCGAAATCGAAACCGATAAAAAGGGTGTTATCACGGCAAAGGTTGACCGAAAGCGAAAGATTCCAATCACACAACTTCTTCGTATTTTCGGATACGAAACTGATAAAAAAATTCTCGATATTGTAAAAGACATAAAATTGTCGGAAGAAGAAAATTTTCTTCTCAAAACATTAGAAAAAGATGGAATAACAGATATTCGAGAAGCATACCAAAGCGTCTACAGGAAGATTCGTCCTGGTGATATGGCAACTCCAGAGAATGCAAAATCACTCATTGAGTCAATGTTTTTTGAATTCAAAAGATATGACCTCGGTCCCATTGCCAGACACAAACTGAATAAACGGTTCGACATGAAAACGCCAAATGATCAGAAAGGGCGTATTTTTCGAGTAGAAGATTTTATCGCTATTCTTCGTCACCTTATTCAACTCAACAAAGAAGGAGGAGTAACAGATGATATTGACCATCTTTCCAATCGCCGTATTCGCTCTGTAGGAGAACTCGTTCAAAACAAATTTCGTGTAGGACTTTTACGAACAGATCGCATTGCAAAAGACCGTATGACAGTTATGGAGCTCGAAACAATCACTCCAACACAGCTTATTAACTCACGACCTGTCACTGCCTCCATGCGAGAGTTTTTTGCTAGCTCACAGCTCTCTCAGTTTATGGATCAAACAAATCCACTTGCAGAGCTTGCCCACAAACGGCGACTTTCTGCCATGGGTCCAGGCGGACTCTCCCGCGAACGCGCGAGTTTTGATGTTCGCGACGTTCACCAAAGTCACTACGGAAGAATTTGTCCTATTTCCACTCCAGAAGGACCAAATATTGGACTTGTTGTTCATCTCGCAAGCTACGCGAAAGTAAACGAACTTGGTTTTATTGAAACTCCTTTTCGCGAAGTCGCACATTCTGCTCCCAATACGGAAAAGGATCTTCTTGAACGATTCCTTGGGGAAGATATTGAAGGCGTTGGAAAAGAGGATGATGTCATTGATGCGAAAATGGCAAAGAAACTTTCGAGTGACAAAACCCGAAAAGAGATTCTTGTTCGACCATATATCAAGGAAGTCATCACCTATTATGACGCCGAAGAAGAAAGAAAGCTCGTCGTAGCACAAGCAAATTCACTCCTCGATAAAAAAGGACAATTTTTGGAAAAGCGAATCGCGGCTCGTGCCGATGGAGAACCAGTTCTCACACAGGTTCGAGAAGTGACCCATATCGATGTTTCTCCAAAACAGATTATTTCAGAAACAACTTCACTTATCCCCTTTTTGGAGCATGACGATAATACTCGTGCCGCCATGGGGTCGAACATGCAACGTCAAGCAGTTCCTATTGTTTCCCCAGAAAGTCCAGTCGTAGGAACCGGAATGGAATTCCTTATTGCAGAAAGCTCTGGACAGTGTATTACCGCTCCAGAAGATGGAGAAATTGTAGAAGCAGATGCCAGCATGGTTGTTTTTATGGGAAAATCTGGAAAAAAGAAGATTATCCCTATTACAACCTTTGGTCGAACAAATCAGTCCACTTGTTTTAATACGCGAGTTCAAGTATTTCCTGGACAAAAAATGGAAAAGGGAGATGTTATTGCTGATGGAGCTTCCGTTGACAAAGGAGAGGTCTCCATTGGACGAAATCTACTTGTTGCCTACATGTCGTGGAACGGATTTAACTTTGAAGATGCGATTATTCTCTCTGAACGAGTTGCCCGTGAAGGATTTTATGACTCCATTCATATCGATGATTTTTCCATTGATGTCCGAGAAACAAAGCTTGGACCAGAGATGATCACAAGAGATATCCCAAACGTTGCCGAAACAAAACTTGCTCAACTCGATACCGATGGAATTATTCGTATCGGAGCCCCTGTTCAAGAAGGCGATATTCTCGTCGGGAAGATTACTCCCAAAGGAGAAACAGAACTTACACCAGAAGAGCGTCTCTTACAGGCGATTTTTGGAGAAAAGGCAAAAGACGTTAAGGATTCATCGCTCAGACTTCCCGGAGGAGGACACGGAAAAGTGGTTGATGTTCAGATTTTTTCACGAGAAAACGGAGATGATCTCCCTATTGGTTGTCTCAAACAAGTACGAGTATTTGTTGCCAAGACTCGAAAAATTCAGGTGGGAGATAAAATGGCGGGACGACACGGAAATAAGGGGGTGGTTTCTACTATTGTTCCAGTAGAAGATATGCCATTCCTTCCCGATGGAACACCAGTTGATATTATCTTGAATCCCCTTGGTGTTGCCTCTCGTATGAATATTGGACAGATTCTCGAAACCCATCTTGGATGGGCAGGGCGAGAGAAAAATATTCGATTCGCATCCCCTGTGCTCAACGGTATTTCTCCGCAACAAATCGAAACATTCCTCAGAGAAGCTGGTCTCCCTGACGACGGAAAAATCCAGCTCTACGACGGAATGACAGGAGAAGCCTTTGCTCACAGAACTACTGTTGGAATAACGTATATGTTAAAGCTCAACCATCTTGTAGAAGATAAAATTCATGCTCGTTCTGTTGGTCCTTACTCTATTGTGACGCAACAGCCACTTGGAGGAAAAGCACAACACGGAGGACAGCGTTTCGGAGAAATGGAAGTGTGGGCGCTTGAAGCATACGGTGCCGCACACACCCTTCAGGAAATGCTCACCATTAAATCGGATGATGTCGTAGGAAGAAGTAAAGCATACGAATCGATTGTCAAAGGTGAACCAATTCGAAAACCAAGTACACCAGAGTCCTTTAATGTGCTCGTACACGAACTTCGCGCACTCGGAATGAACGTTAATCTTCGGTCAGAAGCAGAAGAAGTTATTGATTTTGATCATCTCATTGAATCAGAAGAAAACATGGAGAATTCGAGTATTGCCGAAGAAGATCTCATTAGTGAAATTCAAGATATTGGTGAGAACAAAGAGAACGAGGAAGAAATCCAAGCTGAACTTTCTGGGAATGATCATTCTGGAGAGTCAGCAGAGGAAGAGATGCAAGATTCTCTTGAAGAACTCGCCGAAGGACACGCTTAA
- the ssb gene encoding single-stranded DNA-binding protein, protein MRNINKVILIGNVARAPDIRTTAGGQKMATFVLATNRTWYDPQGHKQSQAEFHNMLSWGKISEICERFLQKSTLIYIEGYLKTRSWEGENGVRLYRTEIVVQDILVLDRGIRHDANNEQEAADYDSYEDMAEFGDGERSPLHIEEGIRKHLEKGSTSRADVTFSGGDSSLHNASPSYSLEEPLFEEESR, encoded by the coding sequence ATGCGGAATATAAACAAGGTCATCCTAATTGGGAATGTGGCTCGTGCACCCGATATCCGAACAACAGCCGGAGGGCAAAAAATGGCAACATTTGTTCTTGCCACCAATAGAACATGGTACGATCCACAGGGACATAAACAAAGTCAGGCAGAGTTTCACAACATGCTCTCATGGGGGAAAATATCAGAAATCTGTGAACGATTTCTCCAGAAGAGCACACTCATTTATATTGAAGGGTATCTCAAAACACGAAGCTGGGAAGGAGAAAATGGTGTTCGACTCTACAGAACGGAAATTGTTGTCCAAGATATTCTCGTCCTCGACCGAGGCATTCGACACGATGCCAATAACGAACAGGAAGCTGCAGATTATGATTCATACGAGGACATGGCAGAATTTGGAGATGGCGAAAGATCGCCACTTCACATTGAGGAGGGTATTCGAAAACACCTCGAAAAAGGAAGTACATCACGAGCAGATGTTACCTTTTCGGGGGGAGACTCTTCACTGCATAACGCATCCCCTAGCTATTCGCTAGAGGAGCCTCTCTTTGAAGAGGAGTCTCGATAG
- the rpoC gene encoding DNA-directed RNA polymerase subunit beta', producing MISGTQQQKKTEFESVSLTIASPEQILGWSHGEVVKPETINYRTQKPELDGLFCERIFGPTKNWECYCGKYKRIRYKGIVCEKCGVEVTRSIVRRERVGHISLSVPVLHVWYLRSTPSRIGLLLDLPIRLLEQIVYFASYIVISVDEQAKKDAIENLDAEFKSYKKKIADEEQKIGNEIRAKMRNDKATQKDLDAHEAEYATRIEELTSSHQKARKELEALQRSAVLSELEYREMNMKFGHVFHAGTGAESIRKLLEDIHLDDFLKQLEIEKNEASGQRQKKLLKRIRFVSSLKRANIRPEWMVMTVLPIIPPDLRPMVQLDGGRFAASDLNDLYRRIINRNNRLKRLVGIGAPEVICRNEKRMLQEAVDTLINNSPRSGRAVFTAGDRRKLRSLSDMLKGKQGRFRQNLLGKRVDYSGRSVIVVGPQLKLHQCGIPKEMAMTLFKPFVIGELIRREYAHNVKSAERFIATGKKVVWDILEEVTKGRHVLLNRAPTLHRLGIQAFEPVLIEGKAIRIHPLVCAAFNADFDGDQMAVHVPLSEEAQREAKEIIVSARNLLKPSAGKPIITPSQDMVLGCYYLTQVHDGKDGEGMTFSDEAEAIRAEEYGVVNLQAKVKVRRNEEIIETSVGRILFNQILPDEIGFQNKTFRKKDLESIIGEIFETTDVETTAKVADEIKRMGFTYATKSGLSIGHADMLIPDKKQGILQDAFEKVQAIGVKFRKGFMTDNERYNNAIRIWSQAKSDITNAMIQRFQEYPENNVYYMIDSAARGNWGQITQLCGIKGLVANPGGKTIELPITSNLKEGFSILEYFIATHGGRKGKSDTALKTAEAGYLTRRLVDAVQDIVIREEDCGQAHAHMVTRKESEDIGEAFENRIFGRTLAADMIDEKTGEILAETGVQVNQEVLEKIKEGGIDFVSVRSVMTCQTQNGICRMCYGYDLGNNRLVELGTPVGIIAAQSIGEPGTQLTMRTFHMGGVAGEGDITQGLTRVEELFEARAPKTPSVLSEIGGIVHIEYKGENVCVTISSEGLGEDKYRLESGSNPCVKPEETIKQGQMIAKGSQAVRANQSGKVVSISSQEIIIRHLEPSERKYDFNARESLLVENGQSIELGQPLTNGHHNLRRLMELTDVYDVQRYLMMEVQGIYASQGQTINDKHIEIIVKQMFSRVRVIDPGDIPDLLAGEQIDYQKIINLNRKLREMGKKESTFERLLLGLTRISLATESWLSAASFQETIRVLVEASTTGKVDNLDGLKENVIIGKLIPAGHIFRKRYYEQKNRDTLDAQETNT from the coding sequence ATGATATCAGGCACTCAACAGCAGAAAAAAACGGAATTCGAATCAGTTTCGCTCACTATTGCTTCTCCAGAGCAAATTCTGGGGTGGTCGCATGGAGAAGTAGTAAAACCAGAAACCATTAATTATCGAACACAAAAGCCAGAACTCGATGGACTTTTTTGTGAGCGCATTTTCGGTCCTACAAAAAACTGGGAGTGCTACTGTGGAAAATATAAGCGCATTCGTTACAAGGGGATTGTTTGTGAAAAGTGTGGCGTTGAAGTGACGCGCTCTATTGTTCGACGAGAACGCGTCGGGCATATCAGCCTTTCTGTCCCAGTACTTCATGTTTGGTATTTACGAAGTACCCCAAGCCGAATTGGGCTTCTTCTTGACCTCCCTATTCGTTTACTCGAACAGATTGTCTATTTCGCCTCTTACATCGTCATTAGTGTAGACGAACAAGCAAAAAAAGATGCTATCGAAAACCTTGATGCTGAATTTAAAAGCTACAAGAAGAAAATTGCTGACGAAGAGCAGAAAATTGGAAATGAAATTCGCGCAAAAATGCGAAATGACAAAGCAACGCAAAAGGATCTCGATGCTCATGAAGCAGAATATGCCACACGTATTGAAGAACTCACCTCTTCTCACCAAAAGGCGAGAAAAGAGCTGGAGGCACTCCAGAGAAGTGCTGTGCTTTCAGAGCTGGAGTACCGAGAAATGAATATGAAATTTGGACATGTATTTCATGCGGGAACAGGAGCAGAGTCCATTCGAAAACTCTTGGAAGATATTCATCTCGATGACTTTCTCAAGCAACTCGAAATCGAAAAAAACGAGGCGAGTGGACAGCGTCAAAAAAAGCTTCTCAAGCGCATTCGTTTTGTCTCCTCACTAAAACGCGCAAACATTCGTCCAGAATGGATGGTAATGACCGTTCTTCCAATTATTCCTCCAGATCTTCGTCCTATGGTTCAACTTGATGGTGGACGCTTTGCCGCATCAGATCTCAACGATCTTTATCGAAGAATTATCAATAGGAACAATCGACTCAAAAGACTTGTCGGAATTGGTGCGCCAGAAGTAATTTGCCGAAACGAAAAGCGTATGCTTCAAGAGGCTGTAGACACCCTTATTAATAATTCGCCAAGAAGTGGGCGAGCTGTCTTCACTGCAGGAGATCGTCGAAAACTCCGAAGTCTTTCTGACATGCTCAAAGGAAAGCAGGGACGATTTCGTCAAAATCTTCTTGGAAAGCGCGTTGACTACTCTGGTCGTTCGGTTATTGTTGTTGGTCCGCAACTCAAACTTCACCAATGTGGTATTCCAAAAGAAATGGCAATGACTCTTTTTAAGCCATTTGTTATCGGAGAACTCATTCGCAGGGAATACGCTCATAATGTAAAATCAGCAGAACGCTTTATTGCTACCGGAAAGAAAGTGGTGTGGGATATTTTAGAAGAAGTCACCAAAGGACGACATGTTCTCCTTAACCGCGCGCCGACTCTGCACCGCCTTGGAATTCAGGCATTTGAACCAGTTCTTATCGAAGGAAAAGCGATCCGAATTCATCCTCTTGTTTGTGCGGCTTTTAATGCCGACTTCGACGGAGACCAAATGGCAGTTCATGTTCCTCTTTCAGAAGAAGCGCAACGAGAGGCAAAAGAGATTATTGTTTCTGCCCGAAATCTTCTCAAACCCTCTGCCGGAAAACCAATCATTACTCCGTCTCAAGATATGGTGCTGGGATGTTATTACCTCACCCAAGTGCATGACGGAAAAGATGGCGAAGGAATGACTTTTTCCGATGAAGCGGAAGCTATCCGCGCAGAAGAATATGGTGTCGTAAATCTACAGGCAAAAGTAAAAGTACGACGAAATGAAGAGATTATCGAAACGAGTGTTGGTCGAATTCTCTTTAATCAGATTCTTCCTGATGAAATTGGATTTCAGAACAAAACATTTCGAAAAAAGGATCTCGAAAGTATTATCGGAGAAATCTTTGAAACAACTGATGTAGAAACCACCGCAAAAGTTGCAGATGAAATTAAACGAATGGGATTCACCTACGCCACAAAATCGGGTCTCTCCATTGGACACGCCGACATGCTCATTCCCGATAAAAAACAAGGAATTCTTCAGGATGCGTTTGAAAAAGTACAGGCAATCGGAGTAAAGTTTCGAAAAGGATTCATGACCGATAATGAGCGCTACAACAATGCTATTCGCATTTGGTCACAGGCAAAAAGTGATATCACCAATGCCATGATTCAGCGATTTCAAGAGTATCCCGAGAACAACGTGTACTACATGATCGACTCCGCCGCTCGTGGAAACTGGGGACAAATTACTCAGCTTTGCGGAATAAAAGGACTTGTGGCAAATCCAGGAGGAAAGACTATCGAACTTCCTATTACCTCAAACCTTAAAGAAGGATTTTCTATTCTTGAATATTTCATCGCTACACACGGAGGACGAAAAGGAAAATCGGATACAGCGCTCAAAACGGCAGAAGCAGGATACCTCACAAGACGTCTCGTTGATGCCGTACAAGACATCGTCATTCGAGAGGAAGATTGTGGACAAGCACATGCCCACATGGTGACCCGAAAAGAATCGGAGGATATTGGAGAGGCATTCGAAAACCGAATTTTTGGAAGGACACTTGCGGCAGATATGATCGATGAAAAAACAGGAGAAATTCTTGCCGAAACAGGAGTGCAAGTAAACCAAGAAGTTCTTGAGAAAATCAAAGAGGGAGGAATTGATTTCGTTTCTGTTCGCTCGGTAATGACCTGTCAAACACAGAACGGTATTTGCCGAATGTGTTACGGATATGACCTCGGAAACAACCGACTCGTAGAGCTTGGAACACCGGTCGGAATTATTGCCGCTCAATCGATTGGAGAACCAGGAACACAGCTTACCATGAGAACATTCCACATGGGAGGAGTTGCCGGAGAGGGAGATATTACCCAAGGTCTTACTCGAGTAGAGGAGCTTTTTGAAGCGCGTGCACCAAAAACCCCATCTGTACTCTCAGAAATTGGCGGCATCGTTCATATTGAGTATAAGGGAGAAAATGTTTGTGTCACCATTTCCTCAGAAGGACTTGGGGAAGATAAGTATCGATTGGAATCTGGCTCAAACCCATGTGTTAAGCCGGAAGAAACAATAAAACAGGGACAGATGATTGCAAAAGGCTCACAAGCCGTTCGAGCAAATCAATCTGGAAAAGTGGTTTCCATTTCTTCACAAGAAATTATTATTCGGCATCTTGAACCATCCGAAAGAAAATATGATTTTAATGCACGTGAAAGCCTTCTCGTAGAGAATGGTCAATCAATTGAACTCGGACAGCCACTCACAAATGGACATCATAATCTCCGAAGACTTATGGAGTTAACTGATGTTTATGATGTACAGCGATATCTCATGATGGAAGTACAAGGTATTTACGCAAGCCAAGGACAAACGATTAACGATAAACATATCGAAATTATTGTAAAGCAAATGTTCTCACGGGTACGAGTGATTGACCCCGGAGACATCCCCGACCTCCTTGCCGGCGAACAAATTGATTATCAGAAAATTATAAATCTCAATCGAAAACTTAGAGAAATGGGAAAGAAAGAATCAACATTTGAACGACTTCTCTTGGGGCTTACTCGTATCTCTCTTGCGACAGAATCGTGGCTTTCAGCCGCCAGTTTTCAGGAAACAATTCGTGTACTCGTTGAAGCTTCGACAACCGGAAAGGTGGATAATCTCGACGGACTCAAAGAAAATGTCATTATCGGAAAGCTTATCCCAGCAGGGCATATTTTCCGAAAACGATACTATGAGCAAAAAAACCGAGATACCCTTGACGCTCAGGAAACAAATACTTGA
- the rpsL gene encoding 30S ribosomal protein S12 — protein MPTVNQLIRKPRQKVKKKSKSPALLYTMNTLRSVAVPLRKGAPQKRGVCTRVTTMTPKKPNSALRKVARVRLTNGMEVNAYIMGEGHNLQEHSVVLVRGGRVKDLPGVRYHIVRGSLDTEGVKNRKQSRSRYGTKRPKK, from the coding sequence ATGCCTACTGTTAATCAACTTATTCGGAAACCTCGACAAAAAGTAAAAAAGAAGAGTAAATCCCCTGCTCTGCTTTACACCATGAATACCCTCCGCTCCGTTGCTGTTCCTCTTCGAAAAGGAGCACCACAAAAGCGTGGAGTCTGTACTCGTGTTACGACAATGACACCGAAAAAGCCAAACTCCGCTCTCCGAAAAGTGGCTCGTGTTCGTTTGACCAACGGAATGGAAGTAAATGCCTATATCATGGGAGAGGGTCACAATCTTCAGGAACACAGTGTCGTTTTAGTTCGTGGAGGACGTGTAAAAGACCTTCCTGGTGTTCGATACCATATTGTTCGCGGTTCGCTTGATACTGAAGGTGTAAAGAATAGAAAACAATCACGAAGCCGATACGGAACAAAGCGTCCGAAAAAATAA
- the rpsG gene encoding 30S ribosomal protein S7, whose protein sequence is MPQKRATFIPSQSSDLKEAFINCLMLDGKKSVARRVLKDCFEVLQKKDPKKDTEELFEFAVRNVMPNIEVRPKRVGGAIYQIPVEVHPKRQQTLAMRWIVQAARSKKGMPMADRLALELLDASNDTGTAFKKKENVKAMAKANKAFAHYARF, encoded by the coding sequence ATGCCGCAAAAGCGAGCCACATTTATTCCTTCTCAATCCTCAGATCTTAAAGAGGCGTTCATCAACTGCCTCATGCTTGATGGGAAAAAAAGCGTTGCACGAAGGGTGCTCAAAGACTGCTTTGAAGTACTTCAAAAAAAGGATCCCAAAAAGGACACCGAAGAGCTCTTTGAATTTGCCGTTCGAAATGTAATGCCAAATATTGAAGTGCGTCCAAAACGTGTTGGAGGTGCTATTTATCAAATTCCAGTCGAGGTTCATCCAAAGAGACAGCAAACCCTTGCTATGCGTTGGATTGTTCAAGCCGCACGATCAAAAAAGGGAATGCCTATGGCAGATCGCCTTGCTCTTGAACTTCTTGATGCCTCAAATGATACTGGTACTGCTTTTAAGAAAAAGGAAAATGTAAAAGCAATGGCAAAGGCAAATAAAGCATTCGCTCACTACGCACGCTTCTAA
- a CDS encoding thioredoxin family protein gives MTILLKSAIFGIGAFVFFLLPSPLFAAQEEPIIYVYSQETCGVCQSLFEFLESEYPNVEVQKLDIHANSDIGEDFNAFAEYFELSKSTPLALVGKIVINGFGNGDRFRTALDISDTYLTPEEAMSDPCVRVFGRAEPVDQQTCTEHLKELGKTESTAKTCEDGSTCEAPELLDPLAGVSVPFVGRIISSEWSLPALSAFLGLLDGFNPCAMWVLVIFLVTLIQIGDRFKMFLVAGTFLVAEAVMYTIILVAWLASFGFLMELDFAGMKEIISAAVGVIAIGAGGFFLWEGVFTDGTCKVTNMKQRQKISVRIQNIAKNPINWGMFVTILGLALSVNIIEFACSVGYPQAFTLILTNSGTSGIELVMNIAIYIFMYMFDDLIVFGIALYSIEKIGITHKFSRATNVIGGVLMLLLGLILLINPGLLNF, from the coding sequence ATGACTATCCTTCTCAAAAGTGCAATCTTTGGTATTGGAGCATTTGTCTTTTTCCTTCTTCCATCTCCTCTTTTTGCCGCCCAAGAAGAGCCTATTATTTATGTCTATTCCCAAGAAACCTGTGGAGTGTGTCAGAGTCTTTTTGAATTTCTAGAAAGTGAGTATCCCAACGTAGAAGTTCAGAAACTCGATATTCACGCCAATTCAGATATAGGCGAAGATTTTAATGCCTTTGCCGAGTATTTTGAGCTTAGCAAATCTACACCGCTCGCTCTCGTTGGGAAGATTGTCATTAATGGATTTGGAAACGGAGACCGATTTCGCACAGCTCTTGATATTTCCGATACGTATTTGACACCAGAGGAGGCAATGAGTGATCCATGTGTACGAGTATTTGGTCGAGCAGAGCCTGTAGATCAACAAACCTGCACTGAACACCTCAAGGAATTAGGAAAAACAGAAAGTACAGCAAAAACCTGTGAAGATGGAAGCACCTGCGAAGCTCCCGAACTTCTTGATCCGCTTGCGGGGGTGAGTGTGCCTTTTGTTGGTCGAATCATTTCAAGCGAATGGTCACTCCCCGCTCTTTCAGCATTTCTTGGTCTTTTAGATGGTTTTAATCCGTGTGCTATGTGGGTGCTTGTCATCTTTCTTGTCACCCTTATTCAAATTGGCGATCGCTTTAAGATGTTCTTGGTAGCAGGAACATTTTTGGTGGCAGAAGCAGTAATGTACACTATTATTCTTGTGGCATGGCTCGCTTCATTTGGATTTTTAATGGAACTGGATTTCGCAGGAATGAAAGAGATCATTTCCGCTGCTGTAGGAGTGATTGCCATTGGCGCAGGAGGATTTTTTCTGTGGGAAGGAGTCTTTACCGACGGAACCTGCAAGGTGACCAATATGAAACAACGACAAAAAATAAGTGTTCGCATTCAGAATATCGCTAAAAATCCCATTAATTGGGGAATGTTTGTTACTATTCTCGGACTCGCACTTTCGGTAAATATTATTGAATTTGCATGTAGCGTTGGCTATCCACAGGCGTTTACCCTTATTTTAACGAATTCTGGAACCTCTGGAATTGAGCTTGTTATGAATATTGCCATCTACATTTTCATGTACATGTTTGACGATCTTATAGTTTTTGGGATTGCCCTCTACTCTATTGAAAAAATCGGCATTACACACAAATTTTCCCGTGCCACAAATGTTATTGGAGGAGTTCTTATGCTTCTTCTTGGACTTATTTTACTTATTAACCCAGGGCTTCTTAATTTCTAA